A window of Castanea sativa cultivar Marrone di Chiusa Pesio chromosome 8, ASM4071231v1 genomic DNA:
CTGCTACGCTCCACTCTATGCCACGtgtctttcttctcttccttctccACTTTCCTCTCCCCGCTTATTTGCAGCACTCTGTCATCTTCAACTTCAACTTTCACTTCCTCTTTGTTGAGCCCAGGAAGATCAGCCTTGAACACATGGGCTTCTGGGGTCTCCTTCCAATCCACACGGGTGTTAACCAATGCAGAAGTTTCTCTTGCAAACTGAGGTGGTTCAGATGAGAATGGGAAATCCTTAAATGGGTCCCAAATCTCGAGCGAGAATGGGTCCAATATGTTGCTTCGGTGGCTACCAAAGAAGCTTGGAATCAGAGACATCTTAGTTAAGAGCTGTAGTACGAAGAAAACCTTTGAAGTGGTTGTTTGTTGGAAAAGCTTACAATGACACTTTGCTA
This region includes:
- the LOC142607853 gene encoding 18.5 kDa class I heat shock protein-like, giving the protein MSLIPSFFGSHRSNILDPFSLEIWDPFKDFPFSSEPPQFARETSALVNTRVDWKETPEAHVFKADLPGLNKEEVKVEVEDDRVLQISGERKVEKEEKKDTWHRVERSSGKFLRRFRLPENAKMDQIKAAMENGVLTVTVPKVEAKKPDVKAIEISG